A genome region from Lucilia cuprina isolate Lc7/37 chromosome 3, ASM2204524v1, whole genome shotgun sequence includes the following:
- the LOC111682971 gene encoding RNA-binding protein pno1, producing the protein MEVENIKVDDILPTRTAKKRSLNDDSEMQVDETTGIEGAVRKSLPPKAKRVKSEMRKIAVPPHRYSSLKEHWMKIFTPIVEHMKLQIRFNMKAKQVEIRISPETPDISNLQKGADFVKAFLCGFEVDDALALLRLDDLFVESFEVKDVKTLRGDHMSRAIGRLAGKGGRTKFTIENVTKTRIVLADSKIHILGSYQNIQLARRAICNLILGSPPSKVYGNLRSVASRVSERM; encoded by the exons ATGGAagtagaaaacataaaagttgatGATATTTTACCAACTCGCACAGCCAAAAAGCGTTCCCTTAACGATGACAGTGAAATGCAAGTTGACGAAACAACAGGCATTGAAGGAGCCGTTCGTAAAAGTCTACCTCCCAAAGCGAAGCGAGTTAAAAGTGAAATGCGTAAAATTGCAGTGCCTCCACATAG aTATTCATCACTAAAAGAACACTGGATGAAAATTTTTACACCCATTGTGGAACACATGAAGTTACAGATACGTTTTAATATGAAAGCCAAACAG GTCGAAATTCGTATTAGTCCTGAGACACCAGACATATCGAATCTACAAAAGGGTGCTGATTTTGTTAAAGCTTTTCTCTGCGGTTTCGAAGTTGATGATGCCTTGGCCCTACTACGTTTGGATGATTTGTTCGTAGAGTCTTTCGAAGTAAAGGATGTGAAAACTTTAAGAGGTGATCATATGAGTCGTGCTATTGGTCGTCTTGCTGGCAAAGGTGGTCGTACCAAATTTACCAttgaaaatgttacaaaaacacGTATAGTTTTAGCCGATAGTAAAATTCATATACTGGGCAGTTATCAAAATATTCAATTGGCCCGTAGAGCTATTTGTAATTTGATTTTGGGATCTCCACCAAGTAAAGTATACGGTAATCTACGTTCGGTAGCATCACGCGTCAGCGAAAGAATGTAA
- the LOC111682970 gene encoding syntaxin-16: MSSRNLTEVFNIMRNNASKNQTLYSDDRNNDADAELLLRRSVHDAEEGLELRDEYGSQPTWIDKLEEAQYIMSKIKPKLDELGSLHARHLLRPAFDESKEDELEMESLSQEIAKLITSTHRHIQCIRSSLGVGGKWEQRLTANVVTYLMLSLQELTTKFRLSQNSYLRQLNSREERSQKFFDDFTNPNDMERENYVDSFDNFLQPASSGANKYNFYDDDELKQNELDENFQRPTGNRLTQQQLLLFEEENTRLALRRDEEVSKVVKTIYDLNDIFKDLSQMVQEQGTILDRIDYSIEQTQSRVSEGLRQLQRAEMYQRKNRKMCAILVLAGITLFMLILLIFTKL, translated from the exons ATGTCTTCAAGGAATTTGACagaagtttttaatattatgcgAAATAATGCTTCAAAAAACCAAACATTATATTCAGACGACAGA AATAATGATGCTGATGCTGAGCTACTCCTTAGAAGATCTGTACATGATGCTGAAGAGGGTTTAGAATTACGTGATGAATACGGCTCCCAACCTACATGGATTGACAAATTGGAAGAGGCTCAATACATTATGTCAAA aataaaaccaaaattagaTGAACTGGGTTCTCTTCATGCGCGCCACTTGTTACGTCCAGCCTTTGATGAGAGCAAAGAAGATGAACTTGAAATGGAGTCATTGAGTCAAGAAATTGCTAAATTAATTACTTCTACACACAGACACATACAGTGTATACGTTCCAGTTTGGGAGTGGGTGGCAAATGGGAGCAACGTTTAACCGCCAATGTTGTCACATATTTAATGCTAAGTCTGCAAGAACTGACCACAAAGTTTCGTTTAAGTCAGAACTCCTACCTCAGGCAATTGAATTCACGGGAGGAACGTTCACAAAAGTTCTTTGATGATTTCACAAACCCCAACGACATGGAAAGAGAGAATTATGTGGACTCGTTCGATAACTTTTTACAACCAGCATCTTCTGGTgccaataaatataatttttacgatGACGATGAATTGAAGCAAAACGAATTAGATGAGAACTTTCAACGACCTACGGGAAATCGTTTGACTCAACAACAGCTTTTACTGTTCGAAGAGGAAAACACTCGTTTAGCTTTGCGTAGAGATGAAGAGGTTTCTAAGGTTGTCAAGACAATTTACgatttaaatgacatttttaagGATCTTAGCCAAATGGTGCAAGAACAAGGCACCATACTTGATCGCATAGATTATTCTATTGAACAGACCCAGTCTCGTGTTTCTGAAGGTTTGCGACAATTACAAAGAGCTGAAATGTATCAACGTAAAAATCGTAAAATGTGTGCAATTTTGGTTTTGGCTGGCATAACATTGTTCATGCTTATTTTGcttatattcacaaaattataG
- the LOC111682965 gene encoding uncharacterized protein LOC111682965, whose translation MDREYEIEHFGFTAAQSSLERKYFLQKILRNALDAMLSKFNASEETNECLRQAKEEVFKNIWLSMSDDMEAANNLDRKYFIIPDHVLLPQYFDHIKYTEENEQELDKQLSLLKHNFLENSIMLASLKLENSQYKNFSTFVEDEIKIQQQLKEAFNNVNLNKIYELVDKTNNLKTNESNLVEKTKNLQL comes from the exons ATGGACAGAGAATATGAAATTGAACATTTTGGTTTTACCGCAGCACAATCATCTTTAGAAA gaaaatattttttgcaaaaaatcctACGAAATGCCTTGGATGCTATGCTCAGTAAATTTAATGCCAGCGAAGAGACGAATGAATGCTTGCGCCAAGCCAAGGAagaagttttcaaaaatatttggctATCCATGAGTGATGATATGGAGGCTGCCAATAATTTAGataggaaatattttattataccaGATCATGTTCTATTGCCACAATACTTCGATCATATTAAATACACTGAAGAAAACGAACAGGAATTAGACAAACAATTGTCGTTGTTAAAGCACAATTTTCTAGAG aaTTCCATAATGCTGGCTTCACTCAAATTGGAAAATTcccaatataaaaatttctcaacaTTCGTCgaagatgaaattaaaatacaGCAGCAATTAAAGGAAGCCTTcaataatgttaatttaaataaaatttatgaattagtcgataaaacaaacaatttaaaaactaatgaaAGTAATTTAgtcgaaaaaactaaaaatttacaattgtga
- the LOC111682985 gene encoding pseudouridine-metabolizing bifunctional protein C1861.05, with the protein MILKHLKTIKILSFQRNLSSFRKLLDIHPTVKNALYHQEPVVALESTIITHGMPYPQNLETAFEVEDIVRSSGATPATIALMDGRLKVGLSKDDIVQLAKMDRSEVIKSSRRDLAYVISNGKCGGTTVAATMIVAHMAGIKIFATGGVGGVHRDGHITMDVSADLVELGRTPVTVVSSGVKSILDIPRTLEYLETQGVCVAAFNSEGGKFPDFYTRDSGCKAPYNLQNPLEAAKLINSLHQLQLQSGILIGVPIPAEYAADKDLITAAIDQAYTDAAAQGVEGKEVTPFLLAAIAKITGGSSLKANMALIKNNAHVAAKIACELSNIVNKNTQPSEHTSTTSRNPLVIGASMLDLCLTMLDDIPLNLNGATYRTSAKESGGGVGRNLAEAIYKLNGSASFVSVIGKDHMGQSLLQLIPESMRQGILIDQEKTTSICSIIFDKFGNCKMCLANMEIHKSLTPKVIRQQEEQFKHTPLVVIDSNLSVNTIETILELSLQYNKPVFFEPTDMLIAGKPFELDTTLTQQIRLITPNVFELKAIVEAITGKKINWLPNNALSSQEQLVAECQNLLKLIENKFDCIVVTLGAHGVLVNLRGNSFEQKMFEPSTGAYINYPSTKFSTRFYAAPSIENIVNVSGAGDSLSSGFITGLLRGLTINDSIAFGFLAAKRSLQSNSAVPEQYFANSEEEQKLLSNEINALKYRDL; encoded by the coding sequence atgattttaaaacatttaaaaactattaaaattctctCATTCCAAAGAAATTTGTCGAGTTTTCGCAAATTACTTGATATTCATCCTACTGTTAAAAATGCCCTGTATCACCAAGAACCGGTAGTGGCCTTGGAATCTACTATTATAACGCATGGCATGCCTTACCCACAAAACTTAGAAACAGCCTTTGAGGTGGAGGACATAGTAAGATCGTCTGGTGCCACTCCTGCCACTATAGCCCTTATGGATGGTCGTCTCAAGGTGGGCCTATCAAAAGATGATATTGTCCAATTGGCAAAAATGGATAGATCTGAAGTTATAAAGTCCTCACGCCGAGATCTAGCTTATGTAATATCCAATGGAAAGTGTGGTGGGACGACGGTAGCCGCTACGATGATTGTTGCTCATATGgcgggtataaaaatatttgccacTGGTGGTGTGGGAGGCGTACATCGCGATGGTCATATCACAATGGATGTTTCGGCAGATTTAGTAGAATTGGGACGAACTCCGGTAACGGTGGTGAGTAGTGGCGTAAAATCCATATTGGATATACCTCGTACATTGGAATATCTGGAGACCCAAGGTGTCTGTGTGGCCGCCTTTAATAGCGAAGGTGGCAAATTTCCCGATTTCTATACTCGTGATAGTGGTTGCAAAGCTCCCTACAATTTACAAAATCCCCTAGAAGCTGCTAAACTTATAAATTCTTTGCATCAACTACAATTGCAATCGGGCATATTAATTGGTGTCCCCATACCCGCTGAATATGCCGCCGATAAAGATTTAATTACTGCCGCCATAGATCAAGCCTACACAGATGCTGCCGCCCAAGGAGTGGAAGGAAAAGAAGTTACACCTTTTCTATTGGCTGCTATTGCAAAAATTACGGGCGGTTCTAGTCTTAAAGCGAATATggctttaattaaaaacaatgccCATGTTGCTGCCAAAATTGCTTGTGAATTAAGCAacattgttaacaaaaatactCAACCGTCGGAACACACATCAACTACATCAAGAAACCCCTTAGTAATTGGTGCCTCAATGTTGGATCTTTGCCTCACTATGTTGGATGATATACCCTTAAATCTTAATGGCGCTACCTATCGTACCAGTGCAAAAGAATCGGGCGGTGGGGTAGGTCGTAATTTGGCCGAAGccatttataaattaaacgGTTCTGCTAGTTTTGTTTCGGTTATAGGTAAAGATCACATGGGCCAAAGCTTGTTACAATTAATACCAGAATCTATGCGTCAGGGCATTCTTATTGATCAGGAAAAAACTACCTCTATTTGTTCtataatatttgataaattcgGCAATTGTAAGATGTGTTTAGCCAATATGGAAATACACAAATCTCTAACACCAAAGGTGATAAGACAACAAGAAGAACAATTCAAGCATACACCCTTAGTGGTAATAGACAGCAATTTAAGCGTAAATACCATAGAAACAATATTGGAATTGTCGCTACAGTACAATAAGCCAGTGTTTTTTGAGCCCACCGATATGTTAATAGCCGGAAAACCTTTTGAGCTGGACACCACACTAACACAGCAAATACGCTTGATTACACCCAATGTTTTTGAACTTAAAGCTATAGTCGAAGCCATAACCGGCAAAAAGATTAATTGGCTACCAAATAATGCTTTGTCATCCCAAGAGCAACTAGTCGCCGAATGCCAGAATTTATTAAAGTTGATTGAAAATAAATTCGATTGCATTGTCGTGACTTTGGGTGCTCATGGTGTCTTGGTTAATTTACGTGGCAATAGTTTTGAACAGAAAATGTTTGAACCATCAACGGGAGCCTATATAAATTACCCATCAACTAAATTTTCTACCCGTTTTTATGCTGCCCCctctattgaaaatattgtaaatgtttCGGGTGCCGGCGATAGTTTATCAAGTGGCTTTATAACTGGTTTACTACGAGGTTTAACCATCAATGATAGTATAGCTTTTGGTTTTCTGGCAGCTAAACGTTCACTACAATCCAACTCCGCTGTGCCTGAACAATATTTTGCAAACAGTGAGGAAGAGCAAAAACTTTTAAGCAATGAAATTAATGCCTTAAAGTATAgagatttataa
- the LOC111682966 gene encoding protein Notchless: MFSKRVKLNDEKKESESIENNETHTIQARLVSDTGEEAGPPIDLPAGVTVEQLGLICNALLKNEEATPYLFFVGDDEIKKTLDQTLDLKTVDTENVISIVYQPQSVFKVRPVTRCTSSMPGHAEAVISILFSPDGAHLASGSGDTTVRLWDLNTETPHFTCTGHKQWVMCVAWSPDGKKLASACKAGNIILWDPETGKQVGRTLTGHKKWINCLSWEPYHKNPNCRKLASAGSDGDCRVWDTVLGQCIMVIAGHTAAVTAVRWGGAGLIYTSSKDRTVKIWRASDGILCRTFTGHAHWVNNIALNTDYVLRTGPFHPVQDRNKKYADLSKEKLQEMALQRYKQVCPDDIESLVSCSDDYTLYLWVSNQNKCIQRMTGHQNVVNDVKYSPDVKLIASASFDKSVRLWRAKDGQYLNTFRGHVQAVYTLAWSADSRLIVSGSKDSTLKVWSVQTKKLAQELPGHADEVFGVDWAPDGSKVASGGKDKVIKLWAY; this comes from the exons ATGTTTTCAAAACGCGTTAAAttaaatgatgaaaaaaaagaaagtgaGTCTATAGAAAACAATGAAACACATACGATACAAGCACGTCTAGTATCGGATACTGGAGAAGAGGCAGGACCACCCATCGATTTGCCAGCAGGAGTTACTGTTGAACAATTGGGGCTTATCTGCAATGCATTGCTGAAAAACGAAGAAGCAACACCGTATTTGTTCTTTGTAGGCGATGATGAAATTAAAAAGACACTTGACCAAACATTAGATCTTAAAACTGTCGATACTGAAAATGTTATTAGTATTGTCTATCAGCCACAATCGGTGTTCAAAGTGCGCCCGGTTACACGTTGCACCAGTTCCATGCCTGGTCATGCCGAGGCTGTAATTTCGATATTGTTTAGTCCGGATGGTGCACATTTGGCTAGTGGTTCCGGTGATACGACGGTAAGACTTTGGGATTTAAATACAGAAACTCCACATTTTACCTGTACAGGACACAAGCAATGGGTCATGTGTGTAGCATGGTCACCGGATGGTAAAAAACTAGCCAGTGCATGCAAAGCTGGTAATATTATTCTTTGGGATCCCGAAACTGGCAAACAAGTGGGTCGTACTCTGACAGGCCATAAAAAGTGGATAAATTGCTTAAGCTGGGAACCCTACCATAAAAATCCCAATTGTCGTAAACTGGCTAGTGCGGGAAGTGATGGTGATTGTCGTGTCTGGGATACGGTATTGGGTCAATGTATTATGGTAATAGCAG GTCATACCGCTGCTGTCACAGCTGTACGTTGGGGAGGTGctggtttaatatatacttCATCCAAAGATCGTACAGTTAAAATTTGGCGTGCATCAGATGGCATATTATGCAGAACCTTTACTGGTCATGCACATTGGGTTAATAACATTGCACTTAACACAGACTATGTGTTACGTACAGGACCTTTTCATCCTGTACAAGATAGAAATAAAAAGTATGCCGATTTAAGCA AAGAGAAATTACAAGAAATGGCTTTGCAGCGTTACAAACAAGTCTGTCCGGATGATATTGAATCCCTAGTATCGTGCTCAGATGATTACACATTATATTTATGGGTATCGAATCAAAACAAATGTATTCAACGTATGACGGGTCATCAAAATGTTGTCAATGATGTTAAATATTCACCAGATGTTAAATTGATTGCATCAGCTTCGTTTGATAAATCCGTTCGTTTGTGGCGTGCCAAAGATGGTCAATATTTGAATACATTCAGAGGTCATGTTCAAGCTGTATACACATTAGCATGGTCGGCGGATTCCCGTTTAATTGTTAGTGGCAGTAAAGATTCAACTTTAAAAG tatggAGTGTTCAAACGAAGAAACTTGCTCAAGAATTACCTGGTCATGCTGATGAAGTCTTTGGAGTAGATTGGGCTCCTGATGGTTCTAAAGTAGCTTCTGGCGGAAAGGACAAAGTAATCAAATT ATGGGcttattaa
- the LOC111682980 gene encoding COMM domain-containing protein 3 has translation MSVPSKVLITLSNLVIEGLSHLGTTIPLDTTKKIISNSVKLTLHPEATIPPVPEIYATNSSKAKQSEYAIVTLYSLAIKHSLDVMAVRQLMEEQHLNAAVIEELTRTYEEQRKQLYLRQLQVGHSFPHITDVQWRIVADVKSSTSDHSSKEVGFHINLGRYKQKGGERETIVEFVCNTEELQLLINKLKEIERHCGKETLE, from the exons ATGAGTGTTCCAAGCAAAGTACTCATAACTTTATCAAATTTGGTTATTGAAGGCCTTAGCCACTTGGGAACAACTATACCATTAGATACCACAAAAAAGATTATTTCCAATAGTGTTAAACTAACATTACATCCAGAAGCCA CTATACCACCAGTACCAGAAATATATGCAACTAACAGTAGCAAGGCAAAGCAAAGTGAATATGCCATTGTGACTCTATACAGTTTGGCTATAAAACACAGTCTAGATGTTATGGCCGTTCGACAACTTATGGAAGAACAACATTTAAATGCGGCAGTAATTGAAGAATTAACACGTACGTATGAGGAACAACGTAAACAATTGTATTTACGCCAGCTGCAGGTGGGTCACTCATTTCCTCATATAACAGATGTGCAATGGCGAATAGTGGCCGACGTCAAGTCATCTACATCAGATCATAGCAGCAAAGAGGTGGGATTTCATATCAATTTGGGACGTTATAAACAAAAGGGAGGCGAAAGAGAAACTATTGTTGAGTTTGTATGTAATACCGAGGAATtgcaattattaataaataaacttaaagaaaTAGAACGTCACTGTGGTAAAGAAActttggaataa
- the LOC111682979 gene encoding uncharacterized protein LOC111682979 isoform X2, with amino-acid sequence MSYTLLRSLQYSGGTVLRNATAVCCLNTNTPLTLYLLKVQPNNYCIVAQYSRRSDSKNLESAFKVVKSKVRVEDFLGGECGPNWELLSPRGNRFYFPNAVGPAWQGASTTITLEVPLESLVDFDGKNSEKKPMLKFSVNECPSLIKKSLHELFPAPEVVSSDKLALMTLRFNGDSEIGARKFVLAAREITARLRLHGYWADFMNPFSGKPFYSWSSGKNLYKIDKRFRGLNMKLNKHNECVVISSDAEDNAENAFSGSIYSNAPSEFAQLKSLLDTQV; translated from the exons ATGTCATATACTTTATTACGAAGTCTTCAATACAGTGGAGGAACAGTTTTGCGCAATGCTACTGCTGTATGTTGTCTAAATACAAATACTCCTTTGACCTTGTATCTGCTAAAGGTACAACCAAATAATTATTGTATTGTAGCACAATATTCCAGACGGAGCGATTCTAAAAACCTTGAAAGCGCTTTCAAGGTTGTCAAATCAAAAGTTCGTGTTGAAG ACTTTTTGGGCGGAGAGTGTGGGCCAAATTGGGAATTACTCTCACCGCGCGGCAACCGTTTTTATTTCCCCAACGCCGTAGGACCTGCTTGGCAAGGAGCCTCTACCACAATAACTTTGGAGGTGCCCTTAGAATCACTGGTTGATTTCGATGGCAAA aactCTGAGAAGAAGCCCATGCTAAAATTCAGTGTAAATGAATGTCCCTCATTGATTAAAAAATCCCTGCATGAATTATTTCCAGCACCCGAAGTGGTATCTAGTGACAAATTAGCTCTAATGACATTACGTTTCAATGGTGATAGCGAGATAGGAGCAAGAAAA tttGTATTAGCTGCCCGTGAAATCACTGCCCGCTTAAGACTCCATGGATATTGGGCAGATTTTATGAATCCATTCAGTGGTAAACCCTTTTATTCTTGGTCCAGTggtaaaaatctatataaaatcgATAAACGTTTTCGTGGTCTCAACATGAAACTAAATAAACACAATGAATGTGTTGTTATCAGTTCCGATGCCGAAGATAATGCAGAAAATGCATTTTCTGGTTCCATTTATAGCAATGCTCCATCAGAGTTTGCGCAGCTAAAGTCATTGCTTGATACACAAGTTTAG
- the LOC111682979 gene encoding uncharacterized protein LOC111682979 isoform X1: protein MSYTLLRSLQYSGGTVLRNATAVCCLNTNTPLTLYLLKVQPNNYCIVAQYSRRSDSKNLESAFKVVKSKVRVEGNSDFLGGECGPNWELLSPRGNRFYFPNAVGPAWQGASTTITLEVPLESLVDFDGKNSEKKPMLKFSVNECPSLIKKSLHELFPAPEVVSSDKLALMTLRFNGDSEIGARKFVLAAREITARLRLHGYWADFMNPFSGKPFYSWSSGKNLYKIDKRFRGLNMKLNKHNECVVISSDAEDNAENAFSGSIYSNAPSEFAQLKSLLDTQV, encoded by the exons ATGTCATATACTTTATTACGAAGTCTTCAATACAGTGGAGGAACAGTTTTGCGCAATGCTACTGCTGTATGTTGTCTAAATACAAATACTCCTTTGACCTTGTATCTGCTAAAGGTACAACCAAATAATTATTGTATTGTAGCACAATATTCCAGACGGAGCGATTCTAAAAACCTTGAAAGCGCTTTCAAGGTTGTCAAATCAAAAGTTCGTGTTGAAG GCAATTCAGACTTTTTGGGCGGAGAGTGTGGGCCAAATTGGGAATTACTCTCACCGCGCGGCAACCGTTTTTATTTCCCCAACGCCGTAGGACCTGCTTGGCAAGGAGCCTCTACCACAATAACTTTGGAGGTGCCCTTAGAATCACTGGTTGATTTCGATGGCAAA aactCTGAGAAGAAGCCCATGCTAAAATTCAGTGTAAATGAATGTCCCTCATTGATTAAAAAATCCCTGCATGAATTATTTCCAGCACCCGAAGTGGTATCTAGTGACAAATTAGCTCTAATGACATTACGTTTCAATGGTGATAGCGAGATAGGAGCAAGAAAA tttGTATTAGCTGCCCGTGAAATCACTGCCCGCTTAAGACTCCATGGATATTGGGCAGATTTTATGAATCCATTCAGTGGTAAACCCTTTTATTCTTGGTCCAGTggtaaaaatctatataaaatcgATAAACGTTTTCGTGGTCTCAACATGAAACTAAATAAACACAATGAATGTGTTGTTATCAGTTCCGATGCCGAAGATAATGCAGAAAATGCATTTTCTGGTTCCATTTATAGCAATGCTCCATCAGAGTTTGCGCAGCTAAAGTCATTGCTTGATACACAAGTTTAG
- the LOC111682984 gene encoding ceramide glucosyltransferase, with amino-acid sequence MSSIPTPVFGFAIFFLLFWCGTWCVHLMAICYGKFKLHKKSCMFPNETPLPGVSIIKPLMGVDPNLEHNLETFFTMDYPVYELLFCIEDKSDPAVKLVESLISKYPTVEASLFLGASNVGVNPKINNMQPGYEAAKYEFVMISDSGIKMKNDTLLDMVHNMGEKYALVHQMPFTCDREGFAATFEKIFFGTVQSRIYLSADLLGINCHTGMSCLLRKSVIDYLGGLKTFGCYLAEDFFIAKAITEQGWKMRISNQPALQNSGFCDISSFQARLIRWAKLRVAMVPTTILLEPLSECMVLGALASWSASLIFKWDPLVFYLVHILTWFLSDWLLLSIVQNGSLPFHKFEFVIGWLFRELSGPYLFLHALWNPAIRWRTRTYKLQWGGVAYELPDTNDSNTNPSSKRLLIAS; translated from the coding sequence ATGTCATCTATACCAACACCTGTGTTTGGATTTGCGatattctttttgttgttttggtgCGGTACCTGGTGTGTACATCTAATGGCTATATGTTATGGCAAATTTAAACTGCATAAAAAGTCGTGCATGTTTCCAAATGAGACACCACTACCGGGTGTTTCAATTATAAAGCCTCTAATGGGCGTTGATCCCAATTTGGAGCATAATCTAGAGACCTTCTTTACCATGGATTATCCTGTTTATGAACTGTTATTCTGCATAGAAGATAAATCAGATCCTGCGGTGAAATTAGTAGAGAGCCTAATTTCGAAGTATCCCACAGTGGAGGCTTCGTTATTTTTGGGTGCCTCAAATGTGGGTGTGAATCCCAAAATTAATAACATGCAACCCGGTTATGAAGCTGCCAAATATGAATTTGTTATGATCTCCGATAGTGGCATCAAAATGAAAAATGATACCTTGTTGGATATGGTGCATAATATGGGTGAGAAATATGCATTAGTGCACCAGATGCCTTTTACGTGTGATCGTGAAGGTTTCGCAGCCACAtttgaaaagattttctttGGCACTGTACAATCAAGAATATACTTATCGGCCGATTTGTTGGGCATCAATTGTCACACGGGAATGTCCTGCCTTCTGCGCAAGTCTGTCATCGACTATTTGGGAGGATTAAAAACTTTCGGCTGCTATTTGGCCGAGGACTTTTTTATTGCCAAAGCCATTACAGAACAAGGGTGGAAAATGCGCATTAGCAACCAGCCTGCTTTACAAAACAGTGGCTTTTGTGATATTAGTAGTTTTCAGGCGCGTCTTATTCGTTGGGCCAAACTTCGGGTGGCCATGGTACCCACAACTATACTACTGGAGCCTTTATCCGAATGCATGGTACTGGGGGCATTGGCCTCTTGGTCGGCTTCTCTCATTTTTAAATGGGATCCTTTGGTATTTTACTTGGTACACATTCTAACATGGTTTCTATCGGACTGGCTGCTGCTGTCGATTGTTCAGAATGGTTCGTTGCCGTTTCATAAATTCGAATTCGTTATTGGTTGGCTGTTTCGCGAGTTAAGTGGCCCCTATTTGTTTTTGCACGCCTTATGGAATCCAGCCATAAGATGGCGCACTCGCACCTATAAACTACAATGGGGAGGAGTTGCCTATGAACTGCCAGATACAAATGATTCCAATACAAATCCAAGCAGCAAACGTCTCTTAATAGCATCGTAG